From Microlunatus capsulatus, a single genomic window includes:
- the gatB gene encoding Asp-tRNA(Asn)/Glu-tRNA(Gln) amidotransferase subunit GatB, with protein sequence MSDAVMAYDEAMATFDPVLGLEVHVELNTASKMFCGCSTEFGAEPNTQVCPVCLGLPGALPVVNAKAIESAIRIGLALNCSIAEWCRFARKNYFYPDQPKNYQISQYDEPIAYDGWAEVEVDGQTYRIEIERAHMEEDTGKSLHVGGATGRIHGADHSLLDYNRSGVPLIEIVTKPIEGAGDKAPEVARAYVAMLRDLLRALGVSDVRMEQGSLRCDANVSLRPTPESPLGTRTETKNVNSLRSVERAVRYELTRQAALLASGGRVKQETRHWQEGSGTTSPGRSKEQAEEYRYFPDPDLVPVAPSRAWVEELRGTLPEPPAERLKRMSAEWGFSDLELRDVVNAGALDAIEATVAAGASPQSARKWWLTELARRANEQGVELEETGVTPAQVAEIQALVEAGTINDKLARQVFDGVIAGEGTPAEVVERRGLAVVSDEGALGAAVDAAIAANPGVADKVRSGKVQAAGALIGAVMKEMRGQADAGRVRELILERLA encoded by the coding sequence ATGAGCGACGCGGTGATGGCCTACGACGAGGCGATGGCGACCTTCGACCCCGTGCTGGGGCTGGAGGTGCACGTCGAGCTCAACACGGCGTCGAAGATGTTCTGCGGCTGCTCGACGGAGTTCGGCGCCGAGCCGAACACCCAGGTCTGCCCGGTCTGCCTCGGCCTGCCCGGTGCGCTGCCGGTGGTGAACGCGAAGGCGATCGAGTCGGCGATCCGGATCGGGCTGGCGCTGAACTGCTCCATCGCGGAGTGGTGCCGGTTCGCGCGGAAGAACTACTTCTACCCCGACCAGCCGAAGAACTACCAGATCTCCCAGTACGACGAGCCCATCGCCTACGACGGCTGGGCCGAGGTCGAGGTGGACGGCCAGACGTACCGCATCGAGATCGAGCGCGCGCACATGGAGGAGGACACGGGGAAGTCGCTGCACGTCGGCGGCGCCACCGGCCGCATCCACGGCGCCGACCACTCGCTGCTCGACTACAACCGCTCCGGCGTGCCGCTGATCGAGATCGTCACCAAGCCGATCGAGGGCGCGGGGGACAAGGCGCCGGAGGTGGCGCGGGCCTACGTCGCCATGCTCCGCGACCTGCTGCGCGCGCTCGGCGTCTCCGACGTCCGGATGGAGCAGGGCTCGCTGCGCTGCGACGCCAACGTCTCGCTGCGGCCGACCCCGGAGTCCCCGCTGGGCACCCGGACCGAGACCAAGAACGTCAACTCGCTGCGCAGCGTCGAGCGGGCCGTCCGCTACGAGCTCACCCGTCAGGCCGCGCTGCTGGCGTCCGGTGGCCGGGTGAAGCAGGAGACCCGGCACTGGCAGGAGGGCTCGGGGACGACCTCGCCGGGCCGCTCCAAGGAGCAGGCGGAGGAGTACCGCTACTTCCCCGACCCCGACCTGGTGCCGGTGGCGCCGTCGCGGGCGTGGGTCGAGGAGCTGCGCGGCACGCTGCCCGAGCCGCCGGCCGAGCGGCTGAAGCGGATGAGCGCCGAGTGGGGCTTCTCCGACCTCGAGCTGCGCGACGTCGTCAACGCGGGTGCGCTGGACGCCATCGAGGCGACGGTCGCGGCCGGGGCCTCGCCGCAGTCGGCGCGCAAGTGGTGGCTGACCGAGCTGGCCCGGCGCGCCAACGAGCAGGGCGTCGAGCTGGAGGAGACCGGCGTGACCCCCGCCCAGGTGGCGGAGATCCAGGCGCTGGTCGAGGCGGGCACCATCAACGACAAGCTCGCCCGGCAGGTCTTCGACGGCGTCATCGCCGGTGAGGGCACCCCGGCCGAGGTCGTCGAGCGGCGTGGCCTGGCTGTCGTCTCCGACGAGGGGGCGCTGGGCGCTGCCGTCGACGCGGCCATCGCCGCCAACCCGGGCGTCGCCGACAAGGTGCGGTCCGGCAAGGTGCAGGCCGCCGGCGCGCTGATCGGCGCCGTGATGAAGGAGATGCGCGGGCAGGCCGACGCCGGCCGGGTCCGCGAGCTCATCCTGGAGCGGCTGGCCTGA
- a CDS encoding polysaccharide deacetylase family protein, with product MSRPHPALGAASALASMAGLAALYRAGFGSASQVFGPFPHRGPDHEPVVALTFDDGPNEPWTSRLLDTLGEREVPGTFFQVGRCAERHPDVTRRVVAEGHVLGNHSLSHAFGRYLTEPRQDAEILGGQRVLREVAGVTPLLYRPPWLCHWPWVLRGIARSGSSVVSGTFGSLLEVAQPAPARIAAAAAGRTVPGSVLILHDGREARGGDRASSVAAVGPLVDRLRARGYRFTTVDRLLGLPAYG from the coding sequence GTGAGCCGCCCCCACCCCGCCCTCGGCGCCGCCTCGGCGCTCGCCTCGATGGCCGGGCTCGCCGCGCTCTACCGGGCCGGGTTCGGCTCCGCCAGCCAGGTCTTCGGGCCCTTCCCCCACCGCGGCCCGGACCACGAGCCGGTGGTCGCCCTGACCTTCGACGACGGCCCGAACGAGCCGTGGACCAGCCGGCTGCTGGACACCCTCGGCGAGCGCGAGGTGCCCGGCACCTTCTTCCAGGTGGGCCGCTGCGCCGAGCGGCACCCCGACGTCACCCGGCGCGTCGTCGCCGAGGGCCACGTGCTCGGCAACCACAGCCTCAGCCACGCCTTCGGCCGCTACCTCACCGAGCCGCGCCAGGACGCCGAGATCCTCGGCGGCCAGCGGGTGCTGCGGGAGGTGGCCGGGGTGACCCCGCTGCTGTACCGGCCGCCGTGGCTGTGCCACTGGCCCTGGGTGCTCCGCGGCATCGCCCGGTCGGGCTCGTCGGTGGTCTCGGGCACCTTCGGCAGCCTGCTGGAGGTGGCGCAGCCCGCGCCCGCTCGGATCGCCGCGGCGGCCGCCGGGCGGACGGTCCCCGGGTCGGTCCTGATCCTGCACGACGGCCGCGAGGCCCGCGGCGGTGACCGGGCGTCGTCGGTCGCCGCCGTCGGCCCGCTCGTCGACCGGCTGCGCGCCCGCGGCTACCGCTTCACCACCGTCGACCGGCTGCTCGGGCTGCCGGCGTACGGCTGA
- a CDS encoding DUF1015 domain-containing protein, whose translation MPRFRPFRALRYAVDDLALVTAPPYDVMAEAEVRERGDRSPHAVVHVDVPLDGDDRYERAAERLRAWRADGVLVEDPAPSFTLYRLRFTDAAGAARDLVGVLGGLEVVDEGAGGVLPHERTTPKASTDRLDLTRATRANLSPVWGLSLATGLTALLREPGEVLGRVVEDGVEHVVERVDDPARVAAIAAAVAVDDVLVADGHHRYAVSRTYRDEVRAVTGGDAGPAEETLAFVGELVPEQLSVAAIHRLYADVDPAVLREALARRFDLAPVDPPGPGTLAAMAEEGFLTLVEPGATWALTPRPGAFDGVRALDGGWLETALADVAHTVSYQHGLDPVLAAVQDGQAAAAVLIRPVGIAEIERTAREGLLMPPKSTFFTPKLRTGFVLRPLEG comes from the coding sequence GTGCCCCGCTTCCGCCCGTTCCGCGCGCTCCGCTACGCCGTCGACGACCTGGCCCTGGTGACCGCGCCGCCCTACGACGTGATGGCCGAGGCCGAGGTCCGCGAGCGCGGGGACCGCTCACCGCACGCCGTGGTGCACGTCGACGTCCCGCTGGACGGCGACGACCGCTACGAGCGGGCGGCCGAGCGGCTGCGGGCCTGGCGGGCCGACGGCGTGCTGGTCGAGGACCCGGCGCCGTCGTTCACGCTCTACCGGCTGCGGTTCACCGACGCGGCGGGCGCCGCGCGCGACCTGGTCGGCGTGCTCGGCGGGCTGGAGGTCGTCGACGAGGGGGCCGGCGGGGTGCTGCCGCACGAGCGGACCACCCCCAAGGCGTCGACCGACCGGCTGGACCTGACGCGGGCCACCCGGGCGAACCTGTCCCCGGTCTGGGGGCTCTCGCTGGCCACCGGGCTCACCGCGCTGCTCCGCGAGCCGGGCGAGGTGCTGGGCCGCGTCGTCGAGGACGGCGTCGAGCACGTCGTCGAGCGGGTCGACGACCCGGCGCGGGTGGCCGCCATCGCCGCCGCCGTCGCCGTCGACGACGTGCTGGTCGCCGACGGGCACCACCGCTACGCCGTCAGCCGCACCTACCGCGACGAGGTCCGGGCCGTCACCGGTGGCGACGCCGGTCCCGCGGAGGAGACGCTGGCCTTCGTCGGCGAGCTGGTGCCCGAGCAGCTCAGCGTGGCCGCGATCCACCGGCTCTACGCCGACGTCGACCCCGCGGTGCTGCGGGAGGCGCTGGCCCGCCGCTTCGACCTCGCCCCGGTCGACCCGCCCGGGCCGGGCACCCTGGCCGCCATGGCCGAGGAGGGCTTCCTCACCCTCGTCGAGCCCGGCGCCACCTGGGCCCTGACCCCGCGGCCCGGCGCCTTCGACGGCGTCCGGGCCCTCGACGGCGGCTGGCTGGAGACGGCGCTGGCCGACGTGGCGCACACCGTCAGCTACCAGCACGGCCTGGACCCCGTGCTGGCCGCGGTGCAGGACGGGCAGGCTGCCGCCGCCGTGCTCATCCGCCCGGTCGGCATCGCCGAGATCGAGCGGACTGCCCGCGAGGGCCTGCTGATGCCGCCCAAGTCGACGTTCTTCACCCCGAAGCTGCGGACCGGCTTCGTGCTGCGGCCCCTGGAGGGCTGA
- the gatC gene encoding Asp-tRNA(Asn)/Glu-tRNA(Gln) amidotransferase subunit GatC: MSGHCTRWHEGELTEVALTPNDVADLARLARIELTDDELELLAPQLDVILESVAHVADVAAEDIPPTSHALPLTNVFRADVVQPSLPREQVLAGAPAAEQDRFRVPRILGEDA, translated from the coding sequence ATGAGCGGGCACTGCACCCGATGGCACGAGGGAGAACTGACCGAGGTGGCACTCACACCGAACGACGTGGCCGACCTGGCCCGGCTGGCCCGGATCGAGCTGACCGACGACGAGCTGGAGCTGCTCGCGCCGCAGCTGGACGTGATCCTGGAGTCGGTGGCCCACGTCGCCGACGTGGCGGCCGAGGACATCCCGCCGACGTCGCACGCGCTGCCGCTGACGAACGTGTTCCGCGCCGACGTCGTGCAGCCGTCGCTGCCCCGGGAGCAGGTCCTCGCCGGGGCCCCGGCCGCCGAGCAGGACCGCTTCCGCGTGCCCCGGATCCTGGGGGAGGACGCGTGA
- the gatA gene encoding Asp-tRNA(Asn)/Glu-tRNA(Gln) amidotransferase subunit GatA: MSDTLRATAAELAGRIASGEQSAVEVTRAHLDRIEAVEPAVHAFLHVDGERALAAAAAVDAKRGRGEALGPLAGVPLALKDVLTMTGAPTTCGSRVLEGWYPPYNATVTQRLLDADLVVLGKTNLDEFAMGSSTENSAYGPTHNPWDLDRIPGGSGGGSAAALAAFEAPLSIGTDTGGSIRQPASVTGTVGVKPTYGGTSRYGLVALASSLDQPGPCARTVLDAALLHQVIAGHDPRDSTSIDAPVPDVVGAARSGDVAGMRIGVVKELSGEGYAPGVEQRFAESVALLSSLGAEIVEVSCPHFVYAMPAYYLILPSEASSNLAKFDAMRFGLRVGDDGTLSAEQVMAATREAGFGAEVKRRIIIGTYALSSGYYDAYYGQAQKVRTLISRDFEAAFSAADVLISPSTPTTAFKLGEKVDDPLAMYMNDLCTIPSNLAGNASASFPVGLAPEDGLPVGLQVMAPPLADDRLYRVGAALERALTAQWGGALLDRIPPLPEAVSA; this comes from the coding sequence GTGAGCGACACCCTGCGTGCCACCGCCGCGGAGCTGGCCGGCCGGATCGCCTCCGGCGAGCAGAGCGCCGTCGAGGTCACCCGCGCGCACCTGGACCGGATCGAGGCCGTCGAGCCGGCCGTGCACGCCTTCCTGCACGTGGACGGCGAGCGCGCCCTCGCGGCCGCGGCCGCCGTCGACGCCAAGCGCGGCCGCGGCGAGGCCCTCGGCCCGCTGGCCGGCGTGCCGCTGGCCCTCAAGGACGTGCTGACCATGACCGGGGCGCCGACGACCTGCGGGTCACGGGTGCTCGAGGGCTGGTACCCGCCCTACAACGCGACGGTCACCCAGCGGCTGCTGGACGCCGACCTCGTCGTGCTGGGCAAGACGAACCTCGACGAGTTCGCCATGGGCTCCTCCACGGAGAACTCCGCCTACGGGCCCACCCACAACCCCTGGGACCTCGACCGGATCCCCGGCGGCTCCGGCGGCGGCTCGGCCGCAGCGCTGGCAGCCTTCGAGGCCCCGCTCTCCATCGGCACCGACACCGGCGGCTCGATCCGCCAGCCGGCGTCGGTCACCGGCACGGTCGGGGTGAAGCCGACCTACGGCGGCACCTCCCGTTACGGCCTGGTCGCGCTGGCCTCCAGCCTCGACCAGCCCGGGCCCTGCGCCCGGACCGTCCTGGACGCGGCGCTGCTGCACCAGGTCATCGCCGGCCACGACCCCCGCGACTCCACCTCCATCGACGCGCCCGTCCCCGACGTCGTCGGCGCCGCCCGCTCGGGCGACGTCGCCGGCATGCGGATCGGCGTCGTGAAGGAGCTGAGCGGCGAGGGCTACGCGCCCGGGGTCGAGCAGCGCTTCGCCGAGTCGGTGGCGCTGCTGTCCTCGCTGGGCGCCGAGATCGTCGAGGTCTCCTGCCCGCACTTCGTCTACGCCATGCCCGCCTACTACCTCATCCTGCCCAGCGAGGCCTCGTCCAACCTCGCCAAGTTCGACGCGATGCGGTTCGGCCTGCGGGTCGGCGACGACGGCACCCTGAGCGCCGAGCAGGTGATGGCCGCGACCCGCGAGGCCGGCTTCGGCGCCGAGGTGAAGCGCCGCATCATCATCGGCACCTACGCGCTGTCCAGCGGCTACTACGACGCCTACTACGGGCAGGCGCAGAAGGTCCGGACGCTGATCAGCCGCGACTTCGAGGCCGCGTTCAGCGCCGCCGACGTGCTGATCTCCCCCTCCACCCCGACGACCGCCTTCAAGCTGGGCGAGAAGGTCGACGACCCGCTGGCCATGTACATGAACGACCTCTGCACCATCCCGTCCAACCTCGCCGGCAACGCGAGCGCGTCGTTCCCCGTGGGCCTGGCCCCCGAGGACGGCCTGCCCGTCGGGCTGCAGGTGATGGCCCCGCCGCTGGCCGACGACCGGCTCTACCGGGTCGGCGCCGCGCTGGAGCGCGCGCTCACCGCGCAGTGGGGCGGCGCCCTGCTGGACCGCATCCCGCCGCTCCCCGAGGCGGTGTCCGCATGA
- a CDS encoding amino acid-binding protein gives MRVRLPDRPGSLGAVATAMGGVGGDINAVEIVEKGDGVVVDDFIVDLPPGALPENIVTACQTLEGVKVEWISRYPEGGGLQSDLEALERMTADPVHAAETLVSLCPVVFRSHWATLLQLGDGTRVVYSTTLAPDLTPEVAATFGPFEATHRVDLPSGWSPGWGDTTLVVTPLTGDRVIAIGRLGGPAFLDSEIARLHHLAALVK, from the coding sequence ATGCGCGTGCGCCTGCCCGACCGCCCCGGCTCCCTGGGTGCGGTCGCCACCGCCATGGGCGGGGTGGGCGGCGACATCAACGCCGTCGAGATCGTCGAGAAGGGTGACGGGGTGGTCGTCGACGACTTCATCGTCGACCTGCCGCCGGGCGCGCTGCCCGAGAACATCGTCACCGCCTGCCAGACCCTGGAGGGCGTCAAGGTCGAGTGGATCTCCCGCTACCCCGAGGGCGGCGGCCTGCAGTCCGACCTCGAGGCGCTGGAGCGGATGACCGCCGACCCGGTGCACGCCGCCGAGACGCTGGTCTCGCTCTGCCCGGTCGTCTTCCGCTCGCACTGGGCGACGCTGCTGCAGCTGGGCGACGGCACCCGGGTGGTCTACTCGACGACGCTGGCCCCCGACCTGACGCCGGAGGTGGCGGCCACCTTCGGGCCTTTCGAGGCCACCCACCGCGTCGACCTGCCCTCGGGCTGGAGCCCGGGCTGGGGCGACACGACCCTCGTGGTCACCCCGCTGACCGGGGACCGGGTGATCGCCATCGGCCGGCTGGGCGGGCCCGCGTTCCTCGACTCCGAGATCGCCCGGCTGCACCACCTCGCCGCCCTGGTGAAGTAG
- a CDS encoding YdcF family protein, with protein sequence MTSIVLAAVFAVLYVVFRRRDRRLLRNGFFLVAALFFGLVGVLTLLVEQVPVLGLAVVALLALLPAAVLVLAGFLIANGLTMVRKEGRSLANLLSLVAGLAVLAVPVVAVLLLSSGLRVGVLLSAALVFVSSYLGVVFVAFLVYSLVYGRTAIESPPEAVVVLGSKIIDGRVPPLLRSRLDKALQVYRRTAATTGRAPLLIPSGGQGADETRAEATAMAEYLLAQGADPADVLPEDRATTTRENLVLAAAVQAGAGRPGPALAVTNSYHTLRAAMIARDLGLDTQVVGSPTARYYVPSAFLREFAAVLVEQRLVHAVVLGVPFLLGAVLLVLDLSGLLA encoded by the coding sequence ATGACGAGCATCGTCCTGGCCGCGGTGTTCGCCGTCCTCTACGTCGTCTTCCGGCGCCGCGACCGCCGGCTGCTGCGCAACGGCTTCTTCCTCGTCGCCGCCCTGTTCTTCGGCCTGGTCGGGGTGCTGACGCTGCTGGTGGAGCAGGTGCCGGTGCTGGGACTGGCCGTGGTCGCCCTGCTCGCCCTGCTGCCGGCCGCCGTCCTCGTGCTGGCGGGCTTCCTCATCGCCAACGGGCTGACGATGGTGCGCAAGGAGGGCCGGAGCCTCGCCAACCTGCTGTCCCTGGTGGCAGGCCTGGCCGTGCTGGCCGTGCCCGTGGTGGCCGTCCTGCTGCTGAGCAGCGGCCTGCGCGTCGGCGTGCTGCTCTCGGCCGCGCTGGTCTTCGTGTCCAGCTACCTCGGCGTCGTCTTCGTCGCCTTCCTCGTCTACTCCCTGGTCTACGGGCGGACGGCGATCGAGAGCCCGCCCGAGGCCGTGGTCGTGCTGGGGTCCAAGATCATCGACGGCCGGGTGCCGCCGCTGCTGCGCAGCCGGCTCGACAAGGCCCTGCAGGTCTACCGGCGGACCGCGGCGACCACCGGTCGGGCACCGCTGCTGATCCCCTCCGGCGGCCAGGGCGCCGACGAGACCCGGGCCGAGGCGACGGCCATGGCGGAGTACCTCCTGGCCCAGGGCGCGGACCCGGCCGACGTCCTCCCCGAGGACCGGGCCACCACCACCCGGGAGAACCTCGTGCTGGCGGCCGCGGTGCAGGCCGGTGCGGGCCGGCCCGGTCCGGCGCTCGCGGTGACGAACAGCTACCACACGCTGCGGGCGGCGATGATCGCCCGCGACCTCGGCCTGGACACCCAGGTCGTGGGCTCCCCGACCGCCCGCTACTACGTGCCCAGCGCCTTCCTGCGCGAGTTCGCCGCCGTGCTCGTCGAGCAGCGGCTGGTGCACGCCGTCGTCCTGGGCGTGCCGTTCCTGCTGGGCGCGGTGCTGCTGGTCCTCGACCTCAGCGGCCTGCTGGCCTGA
- a CDS encoding alpha-L-fucosidase produces MSDLRPTAAQLAWQQLELGMFVHVGVNTFAGREWSDGTLPAASFDPTALDAGQWVAAAQAMGARYLVLTAKHHDGFCLWPTATTDYSVASSPWRDGRGDLVAEVAEACRAAGLVFGVYLSPWDRHEPRYADPPAYDAFYTAQLRELCTRYGPLGEIWFDGAGSAGRVYDWDAIMAVVEETQPDAMVFTMGRPTIRWVGNEDGLAGDPVHYVTDRTDLNSYDDDVTHLGRPRYLPPECDVSLRRGWFWAAEDEPKSLDHLLAIHYRSVGRGANLLLNVPPDDRGLVPDADVARLRAWRAELDRCFGRPVAAALELVAEDGDRRTWAARLPREVRLDHLRLREDYREGQRVEGHVVRAGTTELASGLTIGHQRVHACAPLTTATLEVETVGAGARLVSLEVFDTGGAAVPEPGYVASTDEPT; encoded by the coding sequence GTGAGCGACCTCCGGCCGACCGCGGCCCAGCTGGCCTGGCAGCAGCTCGAGCTGGGCATGTTCGTCCACGTGGGCGTCAACACCTTCGCCGGGCGGGAGTGGTCGGACGGGACCCTGCCCGCCGCGAGCTTCGACCCGACGGCGCTGGACGCCGGCCAGTGGGTGGCCGCCGCGCAGGCGATGGGCGCGCGCTACCTGGTGCTGACGGCGAAGCACCACGACGGCTTCTGCCTGTGGCCGACCGCCACCACCGACTACTCGGTCGCCTCCTCGCCCTGGCGGGACGGCCGGGGCGACCTGGTGGCCGAGGTCGCCGAGGCCTGCCGCGCGGCGGGGCTGGTCTTCGGCGTCTACCTGTCCCCGTGGGACCGGCACGAGCCCCGCTACGCCGACCCGCCCGCCTACGACGCCTTCTACACCGCCCAGCTGCGCGAGCTCTGCACGCGCTATGGGCCGCTGGGCGAGATCTGGTTCGACGGCGCCGGCTCGGCGGGTCGCGTCTACGACTGGGACGCGATCATGGCCGTCGTCGAGGAGACCCAGCCCGACGCGATGGTCTTCACCATGGGCCGGCCGACGATCCGCTGGGTGGGCAACGAGGACGGCCTGGCCGGCGACCCGGTGCACTACGTCACCGACCGGACCGACCTCAACAGCTACGACGACGACGTCACCCATCTCGGCCGGCCCCGCTACCTGCCGCCCGAGTGCGACGTGTCCCTGCGCCGCGGGTGGTTCTGGGCGGCCGAGGACGAGCCCAAGTCCCTCGACCACCTGCTGGCCATCCACTACCGCTCGGTCGGCCGCGGGGCCAACCTGCTGCTGAACGTGCCGCCCGACGACCGGGGCCTGGTCCCCGACGCCGACGTGGCCCGGCTGCGGGCCTGGCGCGCCGAGCTCGACCGCTGCTTCGGCCGTCCCGTGGCCGCGGCCCTGGAGCTGGTCGCCGAGGACGGCGACCGCCGCACCTGGGCCGCCCGGCTGCCCCGTGAGGTGCGGCTGGACCACCTGCGGCTCCGCGAGGACTACCGGGAGGGGCAGCGCGTCGAGGGCCACGTCGTCCGGGCCGGGACGACCGAGCTGGCCTCGGGGCTGACGATCGGCCACCAGCGGGTGCACGCGTGCGCGCCGCTCACCACGGCGACGCTGGAGGTGGAGACGGTCGGCGCCGGCGCGCGGCTGGTGTCGCTCGAGGTCTTCGACACCGGTGGCGCCGCGGTCCCGGAGCCGGGCTACGTCGCCAGCACCGACGAGCCGACCTGA
- a CDS encoding MFS transporter — protein sequence MSAETGERVEPGPGPGPGPDAGAGSDGDAAAPSRSRLWLLLTGLALALLLSELDQTVFATALPTVVGELSGVQDMLWVNTAYMLTGTAALPVYGKLSDLLGRKPVLLAGMLVFVAGSVLGGLSTDMGTLIAARAVQGLGGGGLIVLVQSVVADTVPARDRAPYLSAIGAVFALSAIAGPVVGGWLTEGVGWRWAFWVNLPLGGLAVLAVALLLREPPRRTERVRLDVAGTATLAVAVTALVLLVSWGGTRLPWTSPGALALAALVVAAAVVLVLVERRAAEPVIPLTLFRDRTFTAAVVAGLVMGAAMFGTLGYLPTYLQMAVGLGPTAAGMAMLTLVAGLALSTVGSAQLVRRTGRTKLLPLVGTALVATALALLATLTPTTPLPLAGLYLLVLGLGIGCAWEVLVVVVQNTAPDGAVGAATATNSFFREIGVTTGSALVGALFTARLGALLADRVPAVGGVDVGSLTPALAAGLPSAVREAVAAAYNDALTPVFALLVPVVLASTLLLLLVRERPLATADAGRP from the coding sequence GTGAGCGCGGAGACCGGTGAGCGGGTGGAGCCCGGCCCCGGTCCCGGTCCCGGCCCCGACGCAGGCGCTGGGTCCGACGGCGACGCAGCGGCCCCGTCGCGCTCGCGGCTCTGGCTGCTGCTCACCGGCCTCGCCCTCGCGCTGCTGCTCTCCGAGCTGGACCAGACCGTCTTCGCCACGGCCCTGCCGACGGTGGTGGGCGAGCTGTCCGGCGTCCAGGACATGCTCTGGGTGAACACCGCCTACATGCTGACCGGCACCGCCGCGCTGCCCGTCTACGGCAAGCTCAGCGACCTGCTGGGCCGCAAGCCCGTGCTGCTGGCCGGGATGCTCGTCTTCGTCGCCGGCTCGGTGCTGGGCGGGCTGAGCACCGACATGGGCACGCTCATCGCCGCCCGCGCGGTGCAGGGGCTCGGCGGCGGCGGGCTCATCGTGCTCGTCCAGTCCGTCGTCGCCGACACCGTCCCGGCCCGGGACCGTGCGCCCTACCTCAGCGCCATCGGCGCCGTCTTCGCCCTCAGCGCGATCGCCGGTCCGGTGGTCGGCGGCTGGCTCACCGAGGGCGTCGGCTGGCGGTGGGCGTTCTGGGTCAACCTGCCGCTGGGCGGCCTGGCCGTGCTGGCGGTGGCCCTGCTGCTGCGGGAGCCGCCGCGCCGGACGGAGCGGGTGCGGCTCGACGTCGCCGGCACCGCGACCCTCGCCGTCGCCGTCACCGCCCTGGTGCTGCTGGTCTCCTGGGGCGGCACCCGGCTGCCGTGGACCTCGCCGGGCGCCCTGGCGCTGGCCGCCCTCGTCGTGGCGGCCGCCGTCGTCCTCGTGCTGGTGGAGCGCCGGGCCGCCGAGCCCGTGATCCCGCTGACGCTGTTCCGCGACCGGACCTTCACCGCCGCGGTGGTCGCCGGCCTGGTGATGGGCGCGGCCATGTTCGGCACCCTGGGCTACCTGCCGACCTACCTCCAGATGGCGGTCGGGCTGGGTCCCACCGCCGCCGGGATGGCGATGCTGACGCTGGTCGCCGGCCTGGCCCTGTCCACCGTCGGCTCGGCGCAGCTGGTCCGGCGCACCGGGCGCACCAAGCTGCTGCCGCTGGTGGGCACCGCCCTCGTCGCCACCGCGCTGGCGCTGCTGGCCACCCTGACGCCGACCACCCCGCTGCCGCTGGCCGGGCTCTACCTGCTGGTGCTGGGCCTGGGCATCGGCTGCGCCTGGGAGGTGCTCGTCGTCGTCGTGCAGAACACCGCGCCCGACGGCGCGGTCGGCGCCGCCACGGCCACCAACAGCTTCTTCCGTGAGATCGGGGTGACCACGGGCTCGGCGCTCGTCGGCGCGCTGTTCACCGCCCGGCTCGGCGCGCTGCTCGCCGACCGGGTCCCCGCCGTGGGCGGGGTGGACGTCGGGAGCCTGACCCCCGCCCTGGCCGCGGGCCTGCCGTCGGCGGTGCGGGAGGCGGTCGCGGCGGCCTACAACGACGCGCTCACCCCGGTCTTCGCGCTGCTGGTGCCGGTGGTGCTGGCCAGCACGCTGCTCCTGCTGCTGGTCCGCGAGCGGCCGCTCGCGACGGCGGACGCCGGGCGGCCCTAG
- a CDS encoding endonuclease domain-containing protein yields the protein MPRPLTTAEALAAGWTRGRLAGPSSRRLFPGVHLPATTDLTLPVLVDGARALLPPDALATSVTALRLVGVPAGPLRPLRFITAHPHQVRRPGLFVSRTARLPSGCEGVVPVLDAFLSAAPLVDLVELVAVGDQLVRRGLVTADGLVEATTAWRGRGARAARRAAHLVRPRVESAQETELRLCLVLAGLPEPEPNITVGSAVEPLARVDLVLRRHRLVLEYEGDQHRRDRSQWNRDIARQEALAAEGWALLRVTSEAMTHPRALIGRVLRALRSAGYTGPDPVLSSEWSQLFSSSARRSRLAHAFDLLECAVDGRSPG from the coding sequence GTGCCGCGCCCGCTGACCACCGCCGAGGCACTGGCGGCGGGCTGGACGCGCGGTCGGCTGGCCGGCCCCTCGTCGCGGCGCCTGTTCCCGGGGGTGCACCTACCGGCGACGACGGACCTGACCCTGCCCGTGCTCGTCGACGGCGCCCGTGCGCTCCTGCCGCCCGACGCCTTGGCCACCAGCGTGACAGCGCTGCGCCTGGTCGGAGTGCCCGCGGGACCGCTGCGGCCGCTGCGCTTCATCACCGCTCACCCGCACCAGGTCCGCCGTCCCGGACTGTTCGTCAGCCGGACGGCGCGGCTGCCGAGCGGGTGCGAGGGCGTCGTCCCCGTCCTCGACGCCTTCCTGTCCGCCGCACCGCTGGTCGACCTCGTCGAGCTCGTCGCCGTCGGGGACCAGCTCGTGCGGCGCGGTCTCGTGACCGCCGACGGGCTGGTCGAGGCCACGACGGCGTGGCGGGGTCGTGGTGCCCGCGCGGCCAGGAGGGCCGCCCACCTCGTCCGGCCCCGGGTGGAGTCCGCCCAGGAGACCGAGCTGCGGCTCTGCCTCGTGCTCGCCGGGCTGCCCGAGCCCGAGCCGAACATCACGGTCGGCTCGGCCGTCGAGCCCCTGGCGCGGGTCGACCTCGTGCTCCGGCGCCACCGCCTCGTCCTGGAGTACGAGGGCGACCAGCACCGCCGCGACCGGAGCCAGTGGAACCGCGACATCGCCCGCCAGGAGGCGCTCGCGGCGGAGGGCTGGGCCCTGCTCCGGGTGACGTCGGAGGCGATGACGCACCCCCGCGCGCTGATCGGTCGCGTCCTGCGCGCGCTGCGGAGCGCCGGCTACACCGGTCCCGACCCCGTCCTGTCGTCCGAGTGGTCGCAGCTGTTCTCGTCGAGTGCGCGCCGCAGCAGGCTGGCGCACGCCTTCGACCTGCTGGAGTGCGCAGTGGACGGCCGTTCCCCCGGTTAG